The Armatimonadota bacterium DNA segment GAATCTCCGCCGCCCACGGGAACCGCGCCACATTGGCTCGCGCGCGGTTGGCCAGCCACGAGGGCATGAAGACGCTGGCCTTGCGGTCGGCCAGACCGGGTGCGGTGGAGACAAGCATCACCAGGGTGACCAGTATGAGTACGGCGCGGGCTGTGTCCATGCGAAAGTGCCTCCAGTCAGACAGGGGGTGTCGCTTGCGAGTTTGCTTTAGGAACTCGCCCCTCAGGCGAGTCCGGCCGATGCGCAGCCCTATTGCCTGCGGCCATAGATGGCATCATTTCGTGGGCTATCCTCACGCCCTTTGCGGCCTGGGGCGCTATTATTCGCTGTCTTTGGCAGACTTCCTGCTGTTGCTTGGAGAAAAGCGTGTTCTGGAAGTGCCGCGTGAAGTCCGGAATGGAAAAGAACACAAGTCGGACCGAGGCGATGCTGTTGGCACTCGGGGCGACCGAGGACGGTACGCCCGGCAGACACTATCGGGGGTGCTGCATCGTAGGGACCTGAGGCGAAGGACGCGGCAATCAGGGACGGCGCACGCAAAACGGCCCCGCTTCGCGCGGGGCCGTCTGGTGTCGGATGAAAGGAGACGGCTGGTATTCTACTGGCTCATCTCGGTGTTCCGGCGGCGTTTCCACCATGCGATCCCCGCGAGGCCGAGCCCCATCAGCACAAAGGTACCAGGCTCCGGCACGTCGTGGTACTCGTAGTCCAGCCGGATATTCGCGGTGGCCTCGTTGCCGTCATTGCGGCACCCGGGGATGAATGAGACGCCGATCATGCGGCTCTCGCCGTACTCCAGGTTCTGGTACTCCGGCAGCAGCGCCAGCGGGATAATGACGTTGACTTCCCACGTGGAAGCGTACGGATCAGTAGTGCCCGTCTCGTAGCCCTCAAGCAGCCCCGTGTTCAGGTACTTCACCACGATGCCGTCGCTACTGTTACCCACGAACTTCCCGCTGTCCAGCCCCTGGCCGTAGAAGTTGGTCTCTTCGTTTCCGGCCACCTCACTCAGGCTCAGGTTGCCCACGTACCAGTCGTCGTCAAGGTCGCCTGGGCCATTGTAGTCCGTCTTGTACAGGCCGGTCCCGATGGTATCTTCCTGGTCGTCGTAGAAATCTTCGTCAATATCGGCCATGTTCAGGTTCAGACCGTATGCGTACTCGCCACTGTGAACCAGCGGGTCTGCCTGGGTATGGATTGCGAGGTCTCCGGTCATGACCGTGCCGAATGGTGTGGGCACACCGGGCGGCGGCGGCGTGGATGTGATGATCGCGATGTAAAGCGCGCGCTCATCGTTGGTCATGTAGATGGCCTCAGTGTCGAACACCTCGCCGCCCGCGGGCTTTGTGTAGCTCGCCGGCTCATTCGGAGTGTTCCCGTCAGTCTGGCCCTCTTCGTAGGTGTATAAGTCGTCGAGGTTCAGGGCGGTGGAGCTGGGGTAGCCGTAGAAATCGTCCACCACGAAGGCGCGTTCCACACCAGCGGCTGCGTTGGGGTCGGGAGATGGGGTCCAGGAGTTGACGAAGCGATTGATCAGGGCCGTGCCGGGTCCCGGATCCATGTCATACTCTTCGGTCTCGAGTGTGACGCCGAAGCGGGAGTAGAGCATGCCGCCCGTCCACGTGGCTGCCCACGTGACCGTCGATGCAACCATGATCAGAGTCAGTATCAGGACCGCTCTCATGCACATAGTGGTTGCAGTTTAGGCATGTGGCTTGAGCGAGTCAACAGACAATCAAACTGGTTACAGATAGTTCCATATAACTCCCTTGAAAAGCCATGAAAGGTTTCATAAAGACAAACGGCAGACCTGTACCATTGGCGGCCCAACTCTGCCTCCCCTCCGTCGGTTGGCGTCTGGGTTGCGGTCGGCGGACGGTCTCGGCGCTTCCATGCACGCTTGCCCGACACGTCGCTGGTGTGTATACTTCAGATCCGCCCTGATCATTGAGCTCCAGGCTCACTTCCCACCACGGCAGGAGGCGTTCAAATTGCGCCGCGTCAAGCTGGCAGCGGCGCTTGCTGTGTGCGGGGCCTTTCTCTTCGCCCCCACCCAGCCGGCGTTCGCGAAGAAGATCACCCTCAAGGTTCAGTTTCTCCCAACCCGCGACATGGCGGTCACTCCGGACCAGAAGGCAATTCTCGCCATCGCCGACGCGTACCGCGATGCCCATCCCAACGTGGAACTCCTGCCTTTCGAGGGGCTGGTGGTCGAGGGGGTGGGCGCCATGGACTCCGGCCCGCTCATGGCCATGGCGGGCGGCGTTGCCCCGGAGGTTCTCTACGTCAATTTCAGGCAGTCCGAGACCTACATTTCGCAGGGATTCCTGCACCCCCTGGATGAGTACGTGGAAGAGTGGCAGAAGGAAGAGGACCTCGACAAGTTGATCCCGCCTCAGGTCTGGGAGGTCATCCGGCGGGAGGGCCCGGACGGCAAGGAGCACGTGTGGTCGATTCCCTACGGCGTCGTGGTCATGTCCCTGCAGTATCGCAAGGACCTCTTCAAGCGCGCTGGTCTGGACCCCAATAAGCCTCCACAGACCTGGGATGAGATGTACGACTACGCTCTGCGCATCACCCGGCCCGAAGACGGCATCTATGGGCTGGGCATGTACACCAAAGGCAGCGCGGCGTGGAACTTCATGAGCTTCCTGTGGTCAGCGGGCAGCGACGCCGTCGTGCAGGACGAGAACGGCGAGTGGCGCGCGGCATACGATGACGAGGGCGCCGTTACAGCGGTGGATTACTACTGGCAGCTTCGGCGCGGGCGATGGACGCGCTGTGAGGATGATGATGAACCGTGCGTGTTCGAGCGCGGTGCCAGTGAAGTCCGTTGCCCCAAGTGCGGCCGCACCTACACAGTGGACGAGTTGAAGAAGAAACAGCGTCTGTACGAGGGCGTTGTTGACGGCGACCCGGCGGGGAGCCTGGGCTGGCAGAGGGGTAAGATCGGCATGATGTTTCAGTACCTGCGCGACGAGTACATCGCGCAGGTGAACCCCAACCAGGTCGGCATTTGTCCTGTCCCAAAAGGCCCAACGGGGAAGCGGCACTCCGAGATAAACGCCACGATGTACGGCATCAACTCCACAATCACCGACCCGGAGGTGCGCAAGGCCGCCTGGGACTACATCCGTTTCTACGCCTCCACCGAGGCGAAACGCATCAAGACCAAGGCCTTCATCGACGCGGGGTTCGCGAAGTTCGTGAATCCCGACTGGCTCAGAGAGTTCGGCTACGAGGAGTACCTGCGCGAGGTGCCCAAGGGGTGGGCCGAGGTGCTCAAGGAGACGATTGCGAACTCGAAACCGGAGCCGTATGGGAAGAACTGCCAGCTCATCTATGTCGAGATGACAGTGCCGCTTGAGCGCTCGCTGCAACTGGACGCACCGACCCGCGACGACATCCGCGCGATCCTCAAGAAGGAGGTCGCGGCCACCAACGCCAAGCTCCTGGGCCGCGTCCCGCCCGAGGTGCAGCGTATCCGCACCATCGTCACCGGGCTCGCGGTCCTGTTCATGGGCATCGCCTTCGTGCTCCTTATGCGCACCAGCCTTTCGCACTACACCACGCAGATCAAATCCCAGGAATCCGGCGCGAAAACCGAGACCGTAGGCTACAAGCAGAAGCGCTACATGTACGCATGGCTCATCCTGCTCCCGGCCATCTGTCTCGTGGGCCTGTGGCAGTACTATCCCTTGGCGCGCGGCACGCTCATGGCATTCCAGGACTATCGCATCATCCTGGGTGCCAGGTGGATCTTCCTGCAGAACTTTACCGAGGCCTTCTTCTCGAAGGACTTTTGGCTCACCATGTATCGCACGCTCTGGTACGCTGCAATGATGATCGGGTTCGGCTTCGCAGCGCCCATCGGCCTAGCGCTGCTGCTGCACGAAGTGCCCCGGGCGAAGGTCTTCTACCGCACCATGTATTACCTGCCCGCGGTCACTACCGGTGTCGTTATCTTCATGCTGTGGAAGCAGTTCTACGATCCAAGCCAGGCAGGGTTCCTGAATAAGGTATATGGCCCGGCTTCCGAGATCGTGCAAGAACTCATGGTTCTGCTCATCGCGGGCATCGCACTGGGCATGGCGACTAGCTTCCACCACGGCAGGGAGCGCGAGCCCGAACGGGTCTCCTGGTGGATGTGGCTCGCATACGGGATCATTCCGCCGATGCTCTACGTTCGCTCCTCCGGCGCCCGCGCGACCCGCATCTGGTATGTGATGAACGCCATCGCCTCGGTGGTCTGGATGATCATCGGCGTAATCGTGCTTGTGCAAGGCATCCGGTACACCGGGGTGTGGGTGCTCATACTCGCCGGGCTCGCGGCCTCGCTCGGTTTTCTGTTGTTGAGCACGAACCCGAAGCAGTCTGAGAGGCCGCCATGGTGGGCGCAGCTCGGAAGCCTGGGTCTTGGCGGCATTCCGGGGAACCCTCGGTACGTCGTCTGGAAGATTGCCGGCTTAGTCTGGTCGGTGGTCGCGATCGGGATCATTGGCTACGGCGTCAAGGCGGTCTGGCCCGAGTTCTTCAGGGCCGACGTGCAGGACTTCCTCAACGATGCCTCCCCGGTCTTCGGCGTGCCCATGTTCCCCGCGGTGGCTATGGTCTGCGTGATCCTGCCCCAGATCTGGGCGGGGATGGGGCCTGGCTGCATCATCTACCTGGCCGCGCTGCGCTCGATCCCCGAGGAGATGTATGAGGCCGCGGACCTGGATGGTGGCGGCTTCTGGACGAAGTTCTGGACCATCACCATCCCCTTCCTGCGGGCGTTGATCATCATCAACTTCGTAGGCGCTTTCATCGCGGCGTTCCGGGCCTTCGAAGCGATCTTCATCATGACCGGTGGCGGGCCTGCGAACGCCACTCTGGTTCTCGGTCTGGAGATCTGGCGCAACGCATACATGTACCTGAAATACGGTTTCGCGGTCTCGATGGCGTGGGTACTCGGGTCGCTGCTCATCGGATTCACGGTCATGCAGCTGCGCATCCTGAGCCGCCTGCAGTTCCGCACGGCCAGCGCCAAGGACTAGCCCGCCGACGCATTCACTCGAACAGAAGGAGCCTCGGCTCTATACACGTTGACGTGCCGTTCCGGAGGTCCCCAGATGCCACACATCGCCGTCGTCGGACGCCAGGCGCCCAAGCAGCGGCTGCTCATCGCAGCCATCTATCTGGTCCTGTCACTGGGGGCGATCACCATGGTCGTCCCCTTCTGGCTCATGGTGAGCAGCTCGTTCACCAGCAACGTGGACTCCCACGATTTCCGGCTCGTCCCTGCCTACTTCTACAGCGACGCCGCGCTGTTTCAGAAGTACATGGAGAGCGCCTTCAATGAGGATCCGGTGCTGTACAACTACAGCACAGGCGAGGATATCGGGGACTTCCTGGATGTGACCCCGCCGGAGCAGGTCAGTGATAAGCGATTCGAGGACTACGACGCATGGATCAAGCAACTCCCGCTTACCTACACTTTCACCGCTCACGCTTACTCGGTGTCGAAGCCCAAGATCAGCCTTGAAGGCGCCCACCGCTATGCCGCCTTTCTGCGCAGCCGCTACAAGAACGATATCAACTTGATGAACAAGGCGTACAGAGAGGACCGCGAGTACTTTGACCTGCAATTGCGCCGCGAGGAATGGCACAAGAGGGTATTTCACCCGCTCAAGGACCTGCGCCACAAGGAGATGATGGAGTTCAAGCAGGGCCTGCCCAACCGTTTCTACCTCCCGGCCCCCGTCGAGGGCATGTTCGCGGAGTTTCTGCTCAACCAGGAGCTTGAGGACGGCAGCGACCCCGGAAAGCCCGAGACTTACGCCAAGCGCTACGGCAGGCCGATCACTCGGCTGTCTGAAATCCACTTACCCGAACGCTATCCCACAGGCAACGCCAACTTCGCCAAGGACTGGCTGGCTTATGTCCGCA contains these protein-coding regions:
- a CDS encoding PEP-CTERM sorting domain-containing protein; amino-acid sequence: MLYSRFGVTLETEEYDMDPGPGTALINRFVNSWTPSPDPNAAAGVERAFVVDDFYGYPSSTALNLDDLYTYEEGQTDGNTPNEPASYTKPAGGEVFDTEAIYMTNDERALYIAIITSTPPPPGVPTPFGTVMTGDLAIHTQADPLVHSGEYAYGLNLNMADIDEDFYDDQEDTIGTGLYKTDYNGPGDLDDDWYVGNLSLSEVAGNEETNFYGQGLDSGKFVGNSSDGIVVKYLNTGLLEGYETGTTDPYASTWEVNVIIPLALLPEYQNLEYGESRMIGVSFIPGCRNDGNEATANIRLDYEYHDVPEPGTFVLMGLGLAGIAWWKRRRNTEMSQ
- a CDS encoding extracellular solute-binding protein; translated protein: MRRVKLAAALAVCGAFLFAPTQPAFAKKITLKVQFLPTRDMAVTPDQKAILAIADAYRDAHPNVELLPFEGLVVEGVGAMDSGPLMAMAGGVAPEVLYVNFRQSETYISQGFLHPLDEYVEEWQKEEDLDKLIPPQVWEVIRREGPDGKEHVWSIPYGVVVMSLQYRKDLFKRAGLDPNKPPQTWDEMYDYALRITRPEDGIYGLGMYTKGSAAWNFMSFLWSAGSDAVVQDENGEWRAAYDDEGAVTAVDYYWQLRRGRWTRCEDDDEPCVFERGASEVRCPKCGRTYTVDELKKKQRLYEGVVDGDPAGSLGWQRGKIGMMFQYLRDEYIAQVNPNQVGICPVPKGPTGKRHSEINATMYGINSTITDPEVRKAAWDYIRFYASTEAKRIKTKAFIDAGFAKFVNPDWLREFGYEEYLREVPKGWAEVLKETIANSKPEPYGKNCQLIYVEMTVPLERSLQLDAPTRDDIRAILKKEVAATNAKLLGRVPPEVQRIRTIVTGLAVLFMGIAFVLLMRTSLSHYTTQIKSQESGAKTETVGYKQKRYMYAWLILLPAICLVGLWQYYPLARGTLMAFQDYRIILGARWIFLQNFTEAFFSKDFWLTMYRTLWYAAMMIGFGFAAPIGLALLLHEVPRAKVFYRTMYYLPAVTTGVVIFMLWKQFYDPSQAGFLNKVYGPASEIVQELMVLLIAGIALGMATSFHHGREREPERVSWWMWLAYGIIPPMLYVRSSGARATRIWYVMNAIASVVWMIIGVIVLVQGIRYTGVWVLILAGLAASLGFLLLSTNPKQSERPPWWAQLGSLGLGGIPGNPRYVVWKIAGLVWSVVAIGIIGYGVKAVWPEFFRADVQDFLNDASPVFGVPMFPAVAMVCVILPQIWAGMGPGCIIYLAALRSIPEEMYEAADLDGGGFWTKFWTITIPFLRALIIINFVGAFIAAFRAFEAIFIMTGGGPANATLVLGLEIWRNAYMYLKYGFAVSMAWVLGSLLIGFTVMQLRILSRLQFRTASAKD